The proteins below come from a single Malus sylvestris chromosome 3, drMalSylv7.2, whole genome shotgun sequence genomic window:
- the LOC126615538 gene encoding ankyrin repeat-containing protein At5g02620-like: MEAEAAPAEQPQAVAQPTLSRKKMTKQLTGKRDDTPLHSAARSGKMAVVMDILENTEEGELKELLAKQNSSDETALYVAAEYGYVDLVREMIKYYDLTDAGIKARNGFDAFHIAAKQGDMDVLNALMDAHAELTMTVDLSNTTALHTAATQGHIEVVNFLLEAGSSLATIARSNGKTALHSAARNGHLEVVKALLDKEPGIATRVDKKGQTALHMAAKGQNLEVVEQLIKVDPSLINMVDGKDNTALHIATRKGRAEIVKMLLEHSETNTKAVNKSAETALDTAEKTGNPDIKAFLQERGVQSAKEIKPQATNPARELKQTVSDIKHEVHHQLEHTRQTRRRVQGIAKRLHKMHTEGLNNAINSNTVVAVLIATVTFAAIFQIPGQYVDDPEDIPAGQSLGEANIAPKLAFIIFFIFDSIALFISLAVVVVQTSVVVIESKAKKQMMAIINKLMWLACVLVSVAFLALSFVVVGRQTWLAIGVTIIGTVIMAATLGTMCFWVVRHRIEAKNMRSIRRSSLDSRSRSWSLSAVMSESELLNNDYKKMYAI, encoded by the exons ATGGAGGCAGAAGCGGCCCCGGCTGAGCAGCCGCAGGCGGTGGCGCAGCCAACCTTGTCCCGGAAGAAGATGACCAAGCAGTTAACGGGAAAGCGCGATGATACGCCTTTGCATTCCGCGGCGAGGTCAGGAAAGATGGCGGTGGTGATGGATATCCTTGAAAATACAGAAGAGGGTGAGTTGAAGGAGTTATTGGCAAAGCAAAACTCATCTGATGAAACAGCACTATATGTTGCTGCAGAATATGGTTATGTTGATTTGGTCAGGGAGATGATCAAGTACTATGATCTCACCGATGCCGGAATCAAAGCGAGAAACGGGTTTGATGCGTTCCACATTGCTGCCAAACAAGGGGATATGG ATGTGTTGAATGCGCTTATGGATGCTCATGCGGAACTGACTATGACGGTGGATCTATCAAACACCACGGCTTTGCACACAGCTGCGACGCAAGGGCATATCGAGGTGGTGAACTTTCTGTTGGAGGCAGGAAGCAGCCTGGCAACCATTGCTAGAAGTAATGGAAAAACAGCGCTGCATTCTGCAGCGAGAAATGGTCATTTGGAGGTTGTGAAGGCGCTTCTGGACAAGGAGCCTGGTATTGCAACGCGGGTGGATAAGAAGGGGCAGACGGCGCTGCACATGGCGGCTAAGGGGCAGAATCTTGAGGTGGTGGAGCAATTGATCAAGGTAGATCCTTCTTTGATAAACATGGTGGACGGTAAAGACAACACGGCGTTGCATATAGCTACCCGGAAGGGTAGAGCTGAG ATTGTTAAGATGCTACTCGAACACAGTGAAACCAACACAAAAGCAGTAAACAAGTCTGCAGAAACTGCCCTTGACACTGCCGAGAAAACTGGGAACCCGGACATTAAAGCTTTTCTCCAAGAGCGCGGTGTCCAGAGTGCTAAAGAAATCAAACCACAAGCTACAAACCCAGCTCGAGAGCTGAAACAAACAGTGAGTGACATAAAACACGAAGTCCACCACCAGCTAGAACACACTCGCCAAACCAGAAGACGAGTCCAAGGCATTGCCAAACGCCTTCACAAAATGCACACGGAAGGCCTCAACAATGCCATAAACTCCAACACTGTGGTTGCTGTCCTCATAGCCACGGTCACCTTTGCAGCTATTTTCCAAATCCCTGGCCAGTACGTTGATGACCCCGAAGACATTCCTGCGGGGCAGTCACTTGGCGAGGCAAACATTGCTCCCAAACTCGCCTTCATAATCTTCTTCATCTTCGACTCCATTGCGCTCTTCATTTCTCTGGCTGTCGTGGTGGTGCAAACTTCAGTTGTGGTGATCGAGAGCAAGGCGAAGAAGCAGATGATGGCAATCATCAACAAGCTAATGTGGTTGGCTTGTGTGCTTGTGTCCGTGGCATTTCTGGCGCTCTCTTTTGTTGTGGTGGGTCGTCAGACATGGCTAGCAATTGGAGTAACAATCATAGGAACTGTAATTATGGCTGCAACTCTGGGAACCATGTGTTTCTGGGTAGTTAGGCATCGGATTGAGGCGAAGAACATGAGGAGCATTCGGAGATCATCGTTGGACAGCAGATCGCGCTCGTGGTCCTTGTCTGCAGTGATGTCTGAATCTGAGCTGCTCAACAATGACTATAAGAAGATGTATGCAATTTGA
- the LOC126616945 gene encoding ankyrin repeat-containing protein At5g02620-like, with protein sequence MRGQEDNHKYYIATRKGRAEIVKMLLEHSETNTKAVNKSAETALDTAEKTGNPDIKAFLQERGVQSAKEIKPQATNPARELKQTVSDIKHEVHHQLEHTRQTRRRVQGIAKRLHKMHTEGLNNAINSNTVVAVLIATVTFAAIFQIPGQYVDDPEDIPAGQSLGEANIAPKLAFIIFFIFDSIALFISLAVVVVQTSVVVIESKAKKQMMAIINKLMWLACVLVSVAFLALSFVVVGRQTWLAIGVTIIGTVIMAATLGTMCFWVVRHRIEAKNMRSIRRSSLDSRSRSWSLSAVMSESELLNNDYKKMYAI encoded by the exons ATGAGAGGACAAGAGGACAATCATA aaTATTATATAGCTACCCGGAAGGGTAGAGCTGAG ATTGTTAAGATGCTACTCGAACACAGTGAAACCAACACAAAAGCAGTAAACAAGTCTGCAGAAACTGCCCTTGACACTGCCGAGAAAACTGGGAACCCGGACATTAAAGCTTTTCTCCAAGAGCGCGGTGTCCAGAGTGCTAAAGAAATCAAACCACAAGCTACAAACCCAGCTCGAGAGCTGAAACAAACAGTGAGTGACATAAAGCACGAAGTCCACCACCAGCTAGAACACACTCGCCAAACCAGAAGACGAGTCCAAGGCATTGCCAAACGCCTTCACAAAATGCACACTGAAGGCCTCAACAATGCCATAAACTCCAACACTGTGGTTGCTGTCCTCATAGCCACGGTCACCTTTGCAGCTATTTTCCAAATCCCTGGCCAGTACGTTGATGACCCCGAAGACATTCCTGCGGGGCAGTCACTTGGCGAGGCAAACATTGCTCCCAAACTCGCCTTCATAATCTTCTTCATCTTCGACTCCATTGCGCTCTTCATTTCTCTGGCTGTCGTGGTGGTGCAAACTTCAGTTGTGGTGATCGAGAGCAAGGCGAAGAAGCAGATGATGGCAATCATCAACAAGCTAATGTGGTTGGCTTGTGTGCTTGTGTCCGTGGCATTTCTGGCGCTCTCTTTTGTTGTGGTGGGTCGTCAGACATGGCTAGCAATTGGAGTAACAATCATAGGAACTGTAATTATGGCTGCAACTCTGGGAACCATGTGTTTCTGGGTAGTTAGGCATCGGATTGAGGCGAAGAACATGAGGAGCATTCGGAGATCATCGTTGGACAGCAGATCGCGCTCGTGGTCCTTGTCTGCAGTGATGTCTGAATCTGAGCTGCTCAACAATGACTATAAGAAGATGTATGCAATTTGA
- the LOC126617250 gene encoding E3 UFM1-protein ligase 1 homolog, whose product MDDELLELQRQFEFAQQAKSSIRLSDRNVVELVQKLQELHIIDFELLHTVTGKEYITPDQLRSEISAEVSKLGRVSLIDLADTTGVDLYHVEKQAQHVVLDDPGLMLIQGEIISQSYWDSVAEEVNDRLQECSQIALAELAVQLHVSSEMVASVLEPRLGTLVKGRLEGGQLYTPAYVARVTAMVRGAARGIAVPTNLSLLWSSLQQLLQEMDGASGVAVEGSFFQSLFNGLIKEGEILGSLRAGVHWTPNVFAIAQKESIDSFFSQNSFINYDVLHKLRIPQPIQFLQSRYPEGIPLVTTFVHPSMIEMLDAATEDALERDSWIDSLSILPMSFGSQDASKLLSLCPSIQQGLKSDKAIIFGESYVFSSGFIKDVYDRLEKEMETFSVSVPSSTVVSDDLQETKVGHDTSRSTESNETVSDSSSNKQAAEKGSKKKKGRGAGSMITGPAESELDNQDNVPTRSKKNQRKGKNISSGQAAESKAAAKLVKIKEENLNVPSEDWVMNKITALVSDFEEQGPDDPQTILGPLAHYLRPKLINSWKERRKALFTENVERMRNLLDNLQKKLDESFLNMQLYEKALDLFEDDQSTSVIFHRHLLRTTATTIADMLLQNLDMHNKLKNGVEVAEPQISESITLNTGERTSIAKNFPGSLSSKALAVVEALEGKRVETFMTALRDIAEESGLLLRKIDKKLERTLLHSYQKDLVSQVSAETDPVPLLPKVVSLIYVQVHHKALQAPGRAIAVAVSRLKDKLDESAFKILTDYQTATVTLLTLISAASGDEEDCTSDRILSKRELLETQMPALKGLVLRNSQS is encoded by the exons ATGGACGACGAATTGCTAGAATTGCAGAGGCAATTCGAGTTCGCGCAGCAAGCGAAATCGAGCATCAGATTATCCGATCGAAACGTCGTCGAATTGGTCCAGAAGCTTCAGGAGCTCCACATCATCGACTTCGAGCTCCTCCACACCGTCACCGGCAAAGAATACATTACTCCC GATCAATTGAGGAGCGAAATATCGGCGGAGGTCAGTAAACTAGGGCGTGTTTCGTTGATTGACCTTGCGGACACTACCGGAGTGGATTTGTATCATGTTGAGAAGCAAGCTCAGCATGTTGTTTTGGATGATCCGGGGCTTATGTTGATTCAAGGCGAAATAATATCACAGTCTTATTGGGATTCTGTCGCCGAAGAAGTCAATGACAGGCTTCAAGAGTGTAGCCAAATCGCTCTGGCAGAACTTGCCGTGCAGTTGCATGTCAGTTCGGAAATGGTGGCATCTGTGTTGGAGCCCCGCCTTGGGACTTTG GTGAAAGGTAGGCTTGAAGGTGGGCAGTTGTATACTCCTGCATATGTTGCACGGGTTACTGCCATGGTTCGTGGTGCTGCCAGAGGTATCGCAGTTCCCACAAACTTATCATTATTGTGGAGTTCGTTACAGCAGCTGTTGCAAGAAATGGATGGAGCCAGTGGAGTGGCTGTAGAAGGTTCATTTTTCCAGTCCCTGTTTAATGGGCTTATAAAGGAAGGCGAAATTCTTGGATCACTTCGTGCAGGAGTTCATTGGACACCTAAT GTCTTTGCCATTGCTCAAAAGGAATCAATTGATTCTTTCTTTTCACAG AATTCTTTCATTAACTATGATGTTCTGCACAAACTTAGAATTCCTCAGCCCATTCAGTTCTTGCAG TCCAGATATCCAGAAGGCATACCTTTGGTTACTACATTTGTTCACCCCTCAATGATTGAGATGCTTGATGCTGCTACAGAAGATGCTCTCGAACGTGATAGCTG GATCGATTCTCTTTCTATACTGCCGATGTCCTTTGGGTCTCAGGATGCATCTAAACTTTTGTCCCTTTGCCCTTCGATTCAGCAGGGTCTCAAG TCTGACAAAGCAATAATCTTCGGGGAGTCATATGTATTTAGCAGCGGCTTTATCAAG GATGTGTATGATCGCCTGGAGAAAGAAATGGAAACCTTTAGTGTTTCAGTTCCTTCCAGTACTGTGGTGTCAGATGATTTGCAGGAGACAAAAGTTGGTCATGACACAAGCAGGTCGACTGAGTCCAATGAAACCGTTAGTGACAGCAGCAGTAATAAACAGGCAGCGGAGAAGggatcaaaaaagaaaaaaggtagaGGGGCTGGAAGCATGATAACAGGGCCAGCTGAGAGTGAGCTGGACAACCAGGACAATGTTCCTACAAGATCTAAGAAAAACCAAAGGAAAGGCAAGAATATCTCTTCCGGACAGGCCGCAGAGTCAAAAGCAGCTGCTAAgttggtaaaaataaaagaggaaaaTCTCAATGTCCCTTCAGAAGATTGGGTAATGAATAAGATTACAGCGCTTGTATCTGATTTTGAAGAACAAG GTCCTGATGATCCCCAAACAATTCTTGGACCTTTGGCACACTATTTGAGGCCTAAGTTAATCAACTCCTGGAAGGAGAGAAGAAAGGCATTGTTTACAGAAAATGTGGAGAGAATGAGGAACTTACTTGATAACTTGCAAAAGAAACTTGATGAG TCTTTCTTAAATATGCAGCTTTATGAAAAGGCTTTAGATTTGTTTGAAGATGACCAATCAACCTCA GTCATTTTTCACCGGCATCTGTTAAGAACAACAGCTACTACCATTGCCGATATGCTTCTTCAAAATTTG GACATGCACAACAAACTGAAGAATGGAGTTGAAGTTGCAGAGCCTCAAATTTCAGAATCTATTACCCTCAACACGGGAGAGAGAACTTCCATT GCCAAAAACTTTCCTGGATCGCTTTCAAGCAAGGCTCTTGCTGTAGTTGAAGCATTGGAAGGAAAG CGGGTGGAAACTTTCATGACTGCTCTAAGAGATATTGCAGAAGAGAG CGGCTTGCTCTTGAGAAAGATTGACAAGAAATTGGAAAGAACGCTTCTGCATTCGTATCAGAAG GATTTGGTGTCTCAAGTTTCTGCTGAGACAGATCCAGTTCCTCTTTTGCCAAAAGTTGTTTCCCTGATTTACGTACag GTTCACCATAAAGCTCTTCAAGCACCTGGAAGGGCCATCGCTGTCGCTGTTTCACGACTGAAG GATAAACTAGATGAATCAGCCTTCAAGATCCTGACAGATTATCAAACTGCAACAGTGACCCTGTTAACGTTAATATCTGCTGCCAGTGGAGAC GAAGAAGACTGTACATCGGATAGAATTTTGAGCAAAAGGGAGCTTTTGGAGACCCAAATGCCCGCACTCAAAGGCCTGGTCTTGCGCAACTCACAATCTTGA